One genomic region from Bacilli bacterium encodes:
- a CDS encoding TetR-like C-terminal domain-containing protein, whose amino-acid sequence MLSLEDNRANIIGAFKRLMQTKKYEEVTLKSILSEVKLSKYAFYKVFSAKQDVVATIFQQEILEDTLYQMNKDNYRDRMQSFIAYLKRHREFYVKVFPLERQQKLKHMFDLIIEKQISILAMTFLDGKRLQYNDQRYINDYFTSAFAYLVNEWIGGRYRFDGQEFVDKWVLLINAGLKDFIFSYRV is encoded by the coding sequence ATGCTGTCTTTGGAAGATAATAGAGCCAACATAATCGGCGCATTCAAGCGATTGATGCAAACCAAAAAATATGAGGAAGTTACGCTTAAGAGCATTTTGAGTGAAGTGAAACTTTCTAAATACGCTTTTTATAAAGTTTTTTCCGCTAAGCAGGATGTGGTGGCGACTATTTTTCAACAGGAGATATTGGAAGATACGCTTTATCAGATGAATAAAGATAATTATCGGGATAGAATGCAATCTTTTATTGCTTATTTAAAAAGGCATAGGGAATTTTATGTTAAGGTGTTTCCGCTTGAACGCCAACAAAAATTAAAGCATATGTTTGACTTAATTATCGAAAAGCAAATCAGCATTTTAGCGATGACTTTTCTTGACGGAAAGAGATTGCAATACAACGACCAGCGTTATATTAATGATTATTTTACATCCGCCTTTGCCTATTTGGTCAATGAATGGATAGGCGGGCGATATAGATTTGACGGGCAGGAGTTTGTTGATAAATGGGTTTTATTGATAAATGCCGGACTAAAGGACTTTATCTTTAGTTATCGGGTGTAG
- the rpmE gene encoding 50S ribosomal protein L31 → MKKGIHPEYHRCTVTCVTCGSTFETGSTLKEIKVDTCSNCHPFYTGKQRFTQADGRVDRFNKKYGLKK, encoded by the coding sequence ATGAAAAAAGGAATTCACCCTGAATATCATCGGTGCACAGTGACATGCGTTACTTGTGGCAGCACCTTCGAAACCGGTTCGACCTTAAAAGAAATCAAGGTTGATACATGCTCGAATTGCCATCCGTTCTACACCGGTAAACAACGCTTTACCCAAGCTGATGGCCGTGTTGATCGTTTCAACAAGAAATACGGATTAAAAAAGTAA